Proteins from a single region of Sphaerochaeta globosa str. Buddy:
- a CDS encoding iron-containing alcohol dehydrogenase has product MHSTFFLPTKILFGSHSLQKLSEQQLPGKRALIVISSGKSTRSFGYLDQVEDQLKKANVSYEVFDKILPNPILSHVREGAAFAREKGCDFVIGLGGGSVIDSAKAIAIMATNEGNLWDYIHGGSGKGKPMLKKPLPVVAITTTAGTGTEADPWLVITKEETNEKIGYGNDETFPVLSIVDPTLMVSVPPHLTAYQGFDALFHSTEGYLNKIANTFSDQYSLEAIRLIGKSLPAAVKDGKDLKAREDVAMANTLAGMVETFSGCISEHSLEHAMSAYHPELPHGAGLIMISKAYYTHIAENHIADDRMIAMAKALGKADAKDAMDFVHALVALQKACAVDDLKMSKYGITEEELPLMVQNARENMGGLFGVDPMTLTDGDCLKIYQQSFR; this is encoded by the coding sequence ATGCACAGTACATTTTTTCTTCCAACCAAAATTCTATTCGGCTCGCACTCGCTACAGAAGCTTTCTGAACAACAGCTTCCCGGCAAGCGGGCTTTGATCGTTATTTCCAGCGGGAAGTCCACCCGTTCGTTTGGATACCTCGACCAAGTTGAGGACCAGCTGAAAAAAGCAAACGTCTCCTACGAGGTTTTCGATAAGATTCTTCCCAACCCCATTCTTTCGCATGTACGTGAAGGGGCCGCGTTTGCGAGAGAGAAAGGCTGTGACTTTGTCATCGGACTGGGGGGAGGTTCGGTCATCGACTCAGCCAAAGCCATTGCAATCATGGCAACCAATGAGGGCAACCTTTGGGACTATATTCACGGGGGGAGTGGCAAGGGAAAGCCAATGCTGAAGAAACCCCTTCCCGTGGTTGCCATCACAACCACCGCCGGCACCGGTACCGAAGCTGATCCTTGGCTGGTTATCACCAAAGAGGAAACCAACGAGAAAATTGGGTATGGCAATGACGAAACATTCCCTGTTTTAAGCATTGTTGACCCCACCCTTATGGTTTCGGTTCCTCCTCATCTTACCGCCTACCAAGGCTTCGATGCTCTGTTTCATAGTACCGAAGGGTATCTGAACAAGATTGCAAACACCTTCAGCGACCAGTACAGCCTTGAGGCGATCAGGCTCATCGGAAAGAGTCTTCCTGCTGCCGTCAAGGATGGCAAGGATTTGAAGGCGCGCGAAGATGTAGCAATGGCCAACACACTCGCAGGTATGGTAGAGACTTTCAGCGGTTGTATCAGCGAACACTCGCTTGAGCATGCCATGAGTGCCTATCACCCAGAGCTGCCTCATGGAGCGGGCTTGATTATGATCAGCAAAGCCTACTATACCCACATTGCAGAGAACCATATCGCCGATGATCGCATGATTGCCATGGCAAAGGCTTTGGGGAAAGCAGACGCAAAAGATGCTATGGACTTTGTTCATGCGTTGGTAGCGCTACAGAAGGCCTGCGCTGTGGATGATCTGAAGATGAGCAAGTACGGCATTACAGAGGAAGAGCTTCCTCTGATGGTGCAAAACGCCCGTGAGAATATGGGCGGCCTCTTTGGCGTAGACCCGATGACCCTCACCGATGGGGATTGTCTGAAAATCTACCAGCAATCGTTTCGGTAA
- the chrA gene encoding chromate efflux transporter, which translates to MHTIPYRHFLKDVLICSLGSYGGPEAHFGVFLDHLVSKKHYLTEEELVELLALTSILPGPTSTQTITAVGYRMGGPLLAFLTLLVWALPPILVMTTLSFLYQFLKDHQISEDMLRFIGPMAVGFIFLAAFKIGKKVLTDGLTIGLFLFGLLTTYFIRSPWIFPTVLVLGGVVSILSSKESELFNTITVKAPWKYLVLFLAFAIGTLLLSLATHNLLITLFEAFYRYGYLVFGGGQVVVPVMIAELVETKAYMTSEQFLTGYGLVQGLPGPMFSFSAYAGGMAARGEGVGIQILGGLLSAIGIFLPGTLLIFFIYPVWEELKRIKAVKVSLKGINAVAGGLITAAAILLLQKSGITVENSIVALGTIIVLATKKIPAPLVVLAVLGAGIAF; encoded by the coding sequence ATGCACACCATACCGTACAGACACTTCCTCAAGGATGTTCTCATCTGTTCACTGGGATCCTATGGAGGACCTGAAGCCCACTTTGGCGTGTTTCTCGACCATCTGGTAAGCAAGAAGCACTATCTTACCGAAGAAGAGCTGGTGGAATTGCTTGCCTTGACCAGTATTCTACCCGGTCCTACGAGTACCCAGACCATTACCGCCGTGGGGTATCGGATGGGGGGGCCTCTTCTGGCCTTTCTCACCCTGCTAGTCTGGGCATTACCGCCTATTCTGGTGATGACCACCCTCTCCTTCCTCTACCAATTTCTCAAGGACCATCAGATTTCCGAAGACATGTTACGCTTCATAGGTCCCATGGCGGTGGGCTTCATTTTTCTCGCTGCGTTTAAAATTGGGAAAAAAGTACTTACCGATGGATTGACGATAGGCTTGTTTCTCTTCGGCCTCCTCACCACCTACTTCATCCGTTCACCCTGGATTTTCCCCACCGTACTGGTATTAGGGGGAGTTGTCTCCATACTCTCAAGCAAAGAGTCGGAGCTGTTCAATACAATCACCGTCAAAGCACCATGGAAATATTTAGTCCTCTTTCTCGCCTTTGCAATCGGAACGTTGCTTCTCTCCTTGGCAACCCATAACCTTTTGATCACCCTCTTTGAGGCTTTCTACCGCTATGGGTATTTGGTCTTCGGCGGTGGGCAGGTAGTGGTTCCGGTCATGATCGCAGAACTGGTGGAAACCAAGGCCTATATGACCAGTGAACAGTTTCTTACCGGGTATGGTTTGGTACAGGGGCTTCCCGGTCCGATGTTCAGTTTCAGTGCCTACGCCGGAGGTATGGCTGCAAGAGGAGAAGGGGTTGGTATCCAGATACTTGGTGGACTACTCTCGGCAATAGGCATCTTTCTACCGGGTACGCTTCTCATATTCTTCATCTACCCCGTTTGGGAAGAGCTGAAGAGAATCAAGGCAGTAAAGGTCTCACTGAAAGGCATCAACGCGGTTGCCGGCGGGCTCATTACGGCTGCAGCCATTCTGTTATTGCAGAAGAGCGGCATTACTGTTGAAAATAGTATTGTAGCACTTGGAACCATCATAGTGCTTGCTACAAAAAAAATACCCGCCCCCTTGGTTGTACTTGCCGTTTTGGGAGCGGGTATTGCGTTCTGA
- a CDS encoding pyridoxamine 5'-phosphate oxidase family protein → MIPKEILHAWQEREKAVVLTTVSSEGMPNSIWATCADIYDEKTVVVADNYFNKTKQNIQNGTLASVLFLTKQRKSYQFKGTVSYHTEGPYFDFMKAFNPAQLPGHGALAIHVQEAYSGADKLI, encoded by the coding sequence ATGATACCAAAAGAAATCCTGCATGCTTGGCAGGAACGTGAAAAAGCTGTTGTTCTTACCACTGTTTCATCAGAGGGGATGCCCAATAGTATTTGGGCAACGTGTGCTGATATCTACGATGAAAAAACGGTGGTGGTTGCAGACAACTACTTCAATAAAACCAAGCAGAACATCCAGAATGGAACGCTTGCATCAGTCCTGTTTCTCACCAAACAGAGAAAGTCCTACCAGTTTAAAGGAACGGTTAGTTATCATACCGAAGGACCCTATTTCGACTTCATGAAAGCATTCAACCCCGCTCAGCTTCCCGGGCATGGGGCATTGGCCATCCATGTCCAAGAAGCATACAGCGGAGCCGACAAGCTTATTTAG
- a CDS encoding NAD(P)H-dependent flavin oxidoreductase, giving the protein MKSASLSTILTRIKEEVQACKAYLPIERTIQKILGSRTTWPALRIGDLVATTPIVQGGMGVGISLSSLASAVANNGGIGVIAANGIGLLEPDYYEDGQVANLRAFRREIRKARELSSGVIGVNIMVAVNDFHQLLDVAIEEKVDIVFMGAGLPIKNMPVQALRKANVKVAPIVSSARAVDMIFRMWTKLYNDTPDAVVFEGPKAGGHLGFSEEQLEDPAFQLEAIVPQIVEALKPFEESKGCKIPLIAGGGVYSGKDIYKVLSLGASAAQMATRFVATDECDADIRFKQAYVSCTKEQIGLIKSPVGMPGRAIRNTFITDSEEGKRPTFRCAWKCLSSCKAQEANYCISIALNNARKGLLQSGFVFVGTNAYRIKKIVPVKALVCELERGYQRAVAAYLERTLTKLTALQSEYVKAESHVKELAKHYEEALLAFPLKTEVVKAIKRQYNRTALQVENLKLKMTETLASTSLMLS; this is encoded by the coding sequence ATGAAATCAGCATCACTTTCTACCATACTGACCCGCATCAAAGAAGAAGTACAAGCCTGTAAGGCATACCTTCCCATCGAGCGGACCATCCAAAAGATTCTCGGATCGAGAACCACCTGGCCGGCATTGAGAATCGGTGATCTTGTAGCAACCACTCCCATCGTCCAAGGTGGTATGGGTGTCGGAATCTCACTCTCTTCGCTGGCCAGCGCGGTGGCGAACAACGGAGGAATCGGAGTCATTGCCGCCAACGGCATAGGATTGTTGGAACCCGATTACTATGAGGACGGCCAGGTGGCAAACCTGAGGGCATTCAGAAGAGAAATCCGCAAGGCACGGGAACTGAGTTCAGGAGTCATCGGAGTAAACATTATGGTGGCAGTCAACGATTTCCACCAATTGCTGGATGTAGCCATTGAGGAAAAGGTGGATATTGTCTTCATGGGAGCCGGTTTGCCGATTAAGAACATGCCGGTCCAGGCGCTTCGTAAAGCCAATGTGAAAGTAGCCCCAATCGTAAGCTCGGCCCGTGCTGTTGATATGATTTTCCGCATGTGGACGAAACTCTACAACGATACTCCCGATGCCGTAGTCTTCGAAGGCCCGAAAGCCGGGGGACACCTAGGTTTCAGCGAGGAGCAGTTGGAAGACCCCGCCTTCCAATTGGAAGCGATCGTACCCCAGATCGTGGAAGCCCTCAAACCCTTTGAAGAGAGTAAGGGTTGCAAAATCCCCCTCATCGCCGGCGGTGGTGTGTACAGTGGAAAGGATATTTACAAAGTCCTCTCCCTCGGAGCTTCTGCAGCCCAGATGGCAACCCGCTTTGTGGCAACCGATGAGTGCGATGCCGACATACGGTTCAAGCAGGCGTATGTCTCCTGCACCAAAGAGCAGATCGGCTTGATCAAGAGCCCGGTCGGCATGCCGGGAAGAGCAATCCGCAATACCTTCATAACCGACAGCGAGGAGGGCAAGCGCCCTACCTTCCGCTGTGCATGGAAATGCCTTTCCTCCTGCAAAGCCCAGGAGGCAAACTATTGCATCTCGATCGCCCTCAATAATGCACGAAAGGGATTATTGCAAAGCGGATTTGTTTTTGTAGGCACCAATGCCTATCGGATCAAGAAAATTGTCCCGGTAAAGGCTCTGGTTTGTGAACTTGAAAGGGGCTATCAGCGGGCTGTCGCGGCATACCTTGAACGCACGCTCACCAAGCTGACTGCCCTGCAGTCAGAATATGTAAAAGCTGAAAGCCACGTGAAAGAGTTAGCCAAACATTACGAGGAAGCATTGCTCGCCTTCCCGCTCAAGACAGAGGTAGTGAAGGCGATAAAAAGACAATACAACCGTACAGCACTACAGGTGGAGAACCTCAAGCTCAAAATGACCGAGACTCTTGCCTCAACTTCGCTGATGCTTTCCTAA
- a CDS encoding purine nucleoside permease, whose translation MKKLMRITMVLALLLLVVSPLVAQPVSEKTQIKVLVLGMFEVGENKGDFAGEFQYFYETYFDGASSYTLNAMPLKLYVNEQGIAGAIAGMGKAQSGASLTTILRDSRFDFSDTYIVISGCSGMSPERGTLGDVVIADALVDFELGHAWKQSDNPKGSETTFLRSSGYDRAGYIPLNTDLVDWAYELTKTTALLDDKAAAAYRAKYSSQEASEKPSVQRGVSVTGDSYWHGKGSSAHADVVTAVYGAGTYMVTQMEDNALGVAAMNEGKLDRLIVVRDVVNFDQPYPNQTVLESLDASSGAFSIGMKNGFAVSSKIINTLIDNWDVYRSTAPSVK comes from the coding sequence ATGAAAAAATTGATGCGAATCACGATGGTACTTGCACTGTTGCTGCTTGTCGTTTCTCCTCTGGTTGCACAACCGGTATCAGAGAAGACACAGATCAAAGTGTTGGTATTGGGCATGTTCGAGGTAGGGGAGAACAAAGGGGACTTTGCCGGGGAATTCCAATATTTCTATGAAACATACTTTGACGGGGCATCGTCCTATACCTTGAATGCCATGCCTTTGAAACTGTATGTCAATGAGCAAGGGATAGCCGGAGCAATTGCAGGCATGGGGAAGGCGCAATCGGGTGCTTCTCTTACGACCATTCTTCGCGATAGCCGCTTCGATTTCTCCGATACGTATATTGTCATCAGTGGATGCTCGGGCATGAGTCCTGAACGGGGGACTCTTGGTGATGTAGTCATTGCTGATGCCTTGGTCGACTTCGAGCTGGGGCACGCATGGAAGCAGTCTGATAATCCAAAAGGTTCCGAGACCACGTTCCTACGGTCTTCCGGGTATGATCGCGCAGGATACATCCCGTTGAATACCGACCTTGTCGACTGGGCATATGAGCTCACCAAAACTACTGCATTGCTCGATGACAAGGCTGCCGCTGCCTATCGAGCCAAGTACTCGAGTCAGGAAGCAAGTGAGAAACCCTCTGTACAGCGGGGTGTTTCGGTTACGGGTGATAGTTATTGGCATGGGAAAGGATCGTCTGCCCATGCTGATGTGGTAACCGCAGTCTATGGTGCCGGTACTTACATGGTAACGCAGATGGAGGATAATGCGTTAGGAGTTGCTGCCATGAATGAGGGTAAACTCGATCGGCTTATCGTTGTCAGGGATGTCGTCAATTTTGATCAGCCGTATCCAAACCAGACGGTACTTGAGAGTCTTGATGCCTCTTCCGGGGCCTTCTCCATCGGCATGAAGAACGGATTTGCTGTATCCAGCAAGATCA